A portion of the Adhaeribacter radiodurans genome contains these proteins:
- a CDS encoding MFS transporter has product MLNLVATSIFNLYRNAFGGLSRTAWMLALVMFINRSGAMVLPFLSVYLTESLHFSVQQVGFTLSLFGLGSMCGSFLGGWLTDKFGHFWVQIMSLMLGGGFFFLLLILKTFLSFAFGIFILSLTTECLRPANAASVSFYTSNTNITRAFSLNRMAINLGFSIGPALGGLLAAISYQWLFVADGCSSLVAGLFFYFYFRHRSSRQAIPKTKEKATLISKQSPYHDRKFIAYTFLSCCFGIVFFQFFSNLPLYYRQVYFLPKTTIGILFALNGMVVFSLEMILVYLLGQRYKLVHLISLGTLLAGFSFVLFNWFKGVWILYLAMVLLSIAEILAMPFMATVPVHRSNEENRGAYMGMFNLSYSVAFVVGPYLGSSLITHFGFTGLWWFTVILAAIASLGFWLLVPKMEKAVE; this is encoded by the coding sequence GTGTTAAACCTGGTCGCCACTTCCATTTTTAATCTTTACCGAAATGCCTTCGGCGGCTTATCGCGAACTGCCTGGATGCTAGCTTTGGTTATGTTTATCAACCGGAGTGGGGCTATGGTTTTACCTTTTTTAAGTGTATACTTGACCGAGTCCTTGCATTTTTCTGTGCAACAGGTAGGTTTTACGCTTAGTTTATTTGGTTTAGGCTCTATGTGCGGATCATTTCTGGGTGGTTGGCTTACCGATAAGTTTGGTCATTTTTGGGTGCAGATAATGAGTTTAATGCTAGGAGGCGGCTTTTTCTTTTTACTACTAATCCTTAAAACTTTCCTTTCATTTGCCTTTGGGATTTTTATACTTAGTTTAACTACGGAATGCCTGCGCCCAGCCAACGCAGCATCCGTTAGTTTTTACACCAGTAATACAAATATTACCCGTGCCTTTTCCCTGAACCGGATGGCTATTAATTTAGGATTTTCCATTGGTCCGGCGCTGGGTGGTTTATTGGCAGCCATTTCGTATCAATGGTTATTTGTAGCCGATGGATGCAGCAGCCTGGTAGCTGGGTTATTTTTCTATTTTTACTTTCGTCATCGTTCAAGCCGGCAAGCAATTCCTAAAACAAAGGAAAAAGCAACTCTAATTTCAAAGCAATCGCCTTACCACGACCGAAAATTTATAGCATACACATTTTTGAGTTGCTGCTTTGGAATTGTCTTTTTTCAGTTTTTTTCCAATTTGCCGTTATATTACCGGCAAGTATACTTTCTGCCCAAAACCACCATTGGAATACTATTCGCCCTTAATGGGATGGTGGTTTTCTCTTTAGAAATGATATTGGTATACCTGCTTGGGCAACGTTACAAATTGGTGCACTTAATCAGTTTAGGCACTTTGCTGGCAGGTTTTTCTTTTGTGCTATTCAATTGGTTTAAGGGAGTATGGATTTTATACCTGGCCATGGTTTTGTTAAGTATAGCTGAGATTTTAGCAATGCCCTTTATGGCAACCGTTCCTGTACACCGGTCCAATGAAGAGAATCGGGGTGCCTACATGGGTATGTTTAATTTATCTTACTCCGTAGCTTTTGTAGTTGGTCCGTACTTGGGCTCCAGTCTTATTACGCACTTCGGGTTTACGGGGCTTTGGTGGTTTACAGTTATTTTGGCTGCCATTGCCTCCCTAGGTTTTTGGCTCTTAGTACCCAAAATGGAAAAAGCAGTAGAGTAA
- a CDS encoding UDP-glucose dehydrogenase family protein, producing the protein MKIAVVGTGYVGLVTGTCLAEVGMEVTCIDIDVKKIENLKKGILPIYEPGLEEMVLRNTAQGRLHFSNDIESSIQDADVAFIAVGTPPGEDGSADLKYVLAVARSIGKYMNNYIVVVTKSTVPVGTAIKVKAAITEELALRNSYEEFDVASNPEFLKEGAAIDDFLKPDRIVVGVESARAEEVMRRLYKPFLLNGHPIIFMDVPSAEMTKYAANSMLATKISFMNDIANLCEIMGADVNMVRKGIGSDPRIGNKFIYPGIGYGGSCFPKDVKALIKTASENGYSMQILKAVESVNENQKSVLFNKVMEHFGGDIAGKTFALWGLSFKPKTDDMREAPSLVIIEKLLAAGANVRAYDPVAMAEAKHSLGDTIVFANDQHDTLIDADALLIITEWPEFRTPNLKVLGKLMNDKVIFDGRNIYEAKEIQEAGFAYYCIGVKTNLHDVATV; encoded by the coding sequence ATGAAAATTGCAGTTGTAGGAACAGGCTATGTTGGCCTGGTTACTGGAACCTGTCTGGCCGAAGTGGGCATGGAAGTTACCTGTATCGACATTGACGTTAAAAAAATTGAAAATCTCAAGAAAGGTATCTTACCGATCTATGAGCCAGGGCTGGAAGAAATGGTGTTGCGCAACACTGCTCAAGGCCGTCTGCACTTTTCTAACGACATTGAATCTAGTATTCAGGACGCGGACGTTGCCTTTATTGCGGTGGGTACCCCTCCCGGCGAAGATGGCAGCGCCGATTTAAAATATGTATTAGCTGTTGCCCGTAGCATTGGTAAATACATGAATAACTACATTGTAGTAGTAACCAAGAGTACCGTGCCAGTAGGTACTGCTATTAAAGTAAAAGCAGCTATTACCGAAGAATTAGCTTTACGCAATTCGTACGAAGAATTTGATGTGGCTTCTAACCCAGAGTTCTTAAAAGAAGGTGCTGCTATTGACGACTTCCTGAAACCAGATCGTATTGTAGTTGGTGTAGAGTCTGCCCGTGCCGAAGAAGTAATGCGCCGTCTGTACAAGCCTTTCTTATTGAATGGTCACCCGATTATTTTCATGGATGTTCCTTCAGCTGAAATGACTAAGTATGCCGCTAATTCTATGTTGGCTACTAAAATTTCTTTCATGAACGATATTGCTAACCTGTGCGAGATTATGGGTGCCGATGTAAACATGGTTCGGAAAGGTATTGGTAGCGATCCGCGGATTGGTAATAAGTTTATCTACCCAGGTATTGGTTACGGCGGTTCTTGCTTCCCGAAAGACGTAAAAGCTTTAATTAAAACCGCTTCCGAAAATGGTTATAGCATGCAGATTTTGAAAGCTGTTGAATCAGTAAACGAAAATCAGAAATCGGTTTTATTCAACAAAGTAATGGAGCATTTTGGCGGCGACATTGCCGGTAAAACTTTTGCTTTGTGGGGCCTTTCCTTTAAACCCAAAACTGATGACATGCGCGAAGCGCCATCTTTGGTAATCATTGAAAAATTATTAGCGGCCGGTGCCAACGTGCGGGCTTACGATCCGGTGGCTATGGCGGAAGCGAAACACAGCTTAGGCGATACCATTGTGTTTGCGAATGATCAGCACGATACCTTGATTGATGCCGATGCATTATTAATTATTACCGAATGGCCAGAGTTCCGTACTCCGAATCTGAAAGTATTAGGTAAGTTAATGAATGACAAAGTTATTTTCGATGGCCGAAATATTTATGAAGCCAAAGAAATCCAAGAAGCAGGATTTGCGTATTATTGCATCGGCGTGAAGACGAATCTTCACGATGTAGCAACCGTATAA
- a CDS encoding TetR/AcrR family transcriptional regulator produces MEQITEKKKIIFDTTLTLVRANGFHGTTMSMLIKSSGVAAGTIYHYFDSKDALILELHAYIREIMATAILEGDNENLNFKDRFIAYWTRQWQFYTQHPEALYFIEQFVNSPYYKQCPQPENDRCQNIITHFVKTGIETGILKSMNYKLMGIMVHSSIIKAAKVKLNNYLPVGDEELKQIIDMVWDGMVIR; encoded by the coding sequence GTGGAGCAGATTACCGAGAAAAAAAAGATAATTTTTGACACTACTTTGACCTTGGTCCGAGCGAATGGATTTCATGGTACTACCATGAGTATGCTTATTAAAAGCTCGGGAGTTGCAGCCGGTACTATCTACCACTATTTCGATTCGAAAGATGCACTTATTCTAGAATTACACGCGTACATCCGGGAGATTATGGCAACTGCCATTCTGGAAGGCGACAATGAGAATCTAAACTTTAAAGATCGGTTTATTGCTTACTGGACCCGTCAATGGCAATTTTACACCCAGCACCCAGAGGCTTTGTATTTCATTGAGCAGTTTGTGAACTCACCTTATTATAAGCAATGTCCGCAACCCGAAAACGATCGTTGTCAGAATATTATTACCCATTTTGTGAAAACGGGTATTGAAACCGGTATTCTGAAATCAATGAATTACAAATTAATGGGAATTATGGTACACAGCAGCATTATAAAGGCAGCCAAGGTAAAGCTCAATAATTATTTGCCGGTCGGCGACGAAGAACTTAAACAAATTATAGATATGGTTTGGGACGGAATGGTGATAAGGTAA
- the asnB gene encoding asparagine synthase (glutamine-hydrolyzing): MCGISGVYAFSDKGRESITKLKDSTDAIESRGPDSQGHYVYDKVGLGHRRLSVLDVSSDGAQPMVDESGRYTIVFNGEIFNFLELKRKLIQNGYTFYSGTDTEVLLKLYITEGKDLLKKLNGFFAFAIYDKEEDSLFIARDRMGVKPLLIYKDEDQLLFASEMKAMLAFSIQRKIDFVSLYQYLQFNYIPGPASIFKGVKKLEPGHYLYIKKNRVLKKAWYRIPYDRKKIKKNDLSYEDQQKKLVTLLDEAVQRRLVADVPLGAFLSGGIDSSVIVALASRHTQHLNTFSIGYQDEPFFDETRYANLVADKYKTNHTVFSLTNQDLYDHLFDVLNYTDEPFADSSALAVYILSKRTREKVTVALSGDGADELFAGYNKHMGDFKVRQGGFLAEAVTFLGPLWDVLPKSRNSSMGNRVRQYQRFAEGMLVSAKDRYYNWATLADEDEANHLLSKRIRRALSKNIYKKRKKRILEHIHQEGDLNEVLYTDMQLVLPNDMLTKVDLMSMANSLEVRTPFLDYKVVNFAFSLPQSSKIDGGIKKKIVQDAFRPLLPAELYKRPKQGFEVPLLKWFRNELRPLITDELLSDDLIHAQDIFSVNEIRKLKAKLFSSNPEDVHARIWALIVFQHWWKKWMA; the protein is encoded by the coding sequence ATGTGCGGAATATCAGGAGTATATGCTTTTAGCGACAAAGGGCGCGAATCAATTACAAAGTTAAAAGACTCAACCGATGCTATTGAAAGCCGGGGACCAGATTCTCAAGGTCATTATGTATACGACAAAGTAGGGTTAGGGCATCGGAGGTTATCTGTTCTGGATGTAAGTTCCGATGGAGCGCAGCCCATGGTAGATGAGTCAGGACGTTATACCATCGTATTTAATGGAGAGATTTTTAATTTTTTAGAGCTAAAAAGAAAATTAATTCAGAATGGCTACACCTTCTACTCCGGAACTGATACCGAAGTTTTATTAAAGCTGTATATCACCGAAGGAAAAGATCTTTTGAAAAAACTAAATGGCTTTTTTGCTTTTGCCATTTACGATAAAGAAGAAGACTCTTTGTTTATTGCCCGCGACCGGATGGGCGTAAAGCCTTTACTCATTTACAAAGACGAAGATCAGCTATTATTTGCTTCGGAAATGAAAGCTATGCTGGCTTTTAGCATTCAGCGTAAAATTGATTTTGTTTCGTTGTACCAGTATTTACAGTTTAATTATATTCCGGGACCAGCCTCTATCTTTAAAGGGGTTAAAAAGTTAGAACCGGGTCACTACTTATATATTAAAAAAAATCGGGTTCTTAAAAAAGCTTGGTACCGTATTCCTTACGATCGTAAAAAGATTAAGAAAAATGATTTATCGTACGAGGATCAGCAAAAGAAGCTCGTTACTTTATTAGATGAAGCCGTTCAGCGCCGCCTGGTTGCCGATGTACCTTTAGGCGCTTTTTTAAGTGGCGGTATTGATTCTTCCGTAATTGTGGCGCTGGCTTCGCGGCATACCCAACATTTAAACACCTTTTCTATTGGTTACCAGGACGAGCCATTTTTTGATGAAACCCGATATGCAAATTTGGTAGCAGATAAATATAAAACCAACCATACCGTTTTCTCACTCACTAACCAGGATTTGTACGATCATTTGTTCGATGTATTAAATTACACCGACGAACCTTTCGCCGATTCTTCCGCCTTGGCAGTCTATATTTTGAGCAAACGTACCCGCGAAAAAGTAACCGTAGCCTTATCCGGTGATGGAGCCGATGAATTATTTGCCGGTTATAATAAGCACATGGGCGATTTTAAAGTGCGGCAAGGAGGCTTTCTGGCCGAAGCGGTTACTTTTTTAGGACCACTTTGGGATGTGCTGCCTAAATCGCGCAATTCATCTATGGGTAACCGGGTGCGGCAGTACCAACGATTTGCTGAAGGTATGTTGGTATCCGCTAAAGACCGTTACTACAATTGGGCTACCCTCGCCGACGAAGATGAAGCCAATCACTTATTAAGTAAGCGCATTCGCCGGGCGTTGTCCAAAAATATCTACAAAAAAAGGAAAAAGCGGATTCTGGAACATATTCACCAGGAAGGTGACTTAAACGAAGTACTGTATACCGACATGCAATTAGTGCTACCCAACGATATGCTTACAAAAGTAGATTTAATGTCGATGGCCAATAGTTTAGAAGTACGCACTCCTTTTCTGGATTATAAAGTAGTTAATTTTGCTTTTTCTTTGCCTCAATCTTCTAAAATTGATGGCGGGATAAAGAAAAAAATTGTGCAGGATGCTTTTCGCCCGCTATTACCTGCCGAACTGTACAAAAGACCCAAGCAAGGTTTTGAAGTTCCTCTGCTCAAATGGTTCCGCAATGAACTTCGGCCCTTAATTACCGACGAACTACTTTCCGATGATTTGATTCATGCTCAGGATATTTTTAGCGTAAATGAAATCCGCAAGCTCAAGGCAAAATTATTCTCCTCCAATCCCGAAGATGTTCATGCCCGCATTTGGGCGTTGATTGTGTTTCAGCATTGGTGGAAAAAATGGATGGCATAG
- a CDS encoding UDP-glucuronic acid decarboxylase family protein: MTRKRVLITGGAGFLGSHLCDRFIREGYHVIAMDNLITGDLSNIEHLFKLEQFEFYHHDVSKYVFVPGHLDYILHFASPASPIDYLRIPIQTLKVGSLGTHNLLGLAKNKGARMLIASTSEVYGDPEIHPQVEEYWGNVNPVGPRGCYDEAKRFQEAMTMAYHMHHGLETRIVRIFNTYGPRMRLDDGRVLPAFITQALRGEELSIFGDGSQTRSFCYVDDLIEGIYRLLLSDYPLPVNIGNPDEITIKEFAEEICNITGVPLNLGYQPLPKDDPQKRRPDITKAKEILGWEPKVSRAEGLKLTLEYFKEHV, encoded by the coding sequence ATGACAAGAAAACGTGTACTGATCACCGGCGGTGCCGGCTTTTTAGGGTCGCATCTCTGCGACCGCTTTATCCGGGAAGGTTACCATGTTATTGCCATGGATAACCTTATCACCGGTGATTTAAGTAACATCGAGCATTTATTTAAGCTCGAGCAGTTCGAGTTTTATCACCACGATGTTTCCAAGTACGTGTTTGTGCCCGGGCATTTGGATTACATCCTGCATTTTGCCTCACCGGCTAGCCCCATCGATTATTTGCGTATCCCCATTCAGACCCTCAAAGTAGGGTCTTTGGGAACGCATAATCTGTTGGGTTTAGCTAAAAACAAAGGCGCCCGCATGTTAATTGCTTCTACTTCAGAAGTATACGGCGATCCGGAAATTCACCCCCAGGTAGAAGAATATTGGGGCAATGTAAACCCAGTGGGTCCTCGTGGATGTTACGACGAGGCCAAGCGTTTTCAGGAGGCTATGACAATGGCTTACCACATGCACCACGGCTTAGAAACCCGCATTGTCCGGATATTTAATACGTATGGTCCGCGTATGCGCCTCGATGATGGTCGGGTGTTACCAGCCTTTATTACCCAGGCTTTACGGGGCGAAGAATTATCTATTTTCGGAGATGGCTCACAAACGCGCTCTTTCTGTTACGTAGATGATTTAATAGAAGGTATTTACCGGTTATTACTTAGTGATTATCCTTTACCGGTAAACATTGGTAACCCCGATGAAATTACCATTAAAGAGTTTGCTGAAGAGATTTGTAATATTACTGGGGTGCCGCTTAACCTGGGTTACCAACCTTTACCAAAAGATGACCCGCAAAAGCGTCGCCCGGATATAACAAAAGCAAAAGAGATTCTTGGTTGGGAGCCTAAAGTATCCCGCGCTGAAGGCCTGAAACTTACGTTAGAGTATTTTAAAGAACACGTATAG
- a CDS encoding ABC transporter ATP-binding protein, with protein sequence MSFWTRIKYFIRLPGAKPTDKTPITLKERFTALKNIPAFLKLIWQTDPSLAASNIFLRLIRSAIPLATLYIAKLIIDEVVRMAQSPDEKNTSYLLTLVALEFGLAIVSDVLNRGTALLDSLLGDLFANQTSVDLMKHAATLDMVQFEDSVFYDKLERARRQTLSRTILMSQVLGQMQDIITMVFLAVGLIAFNPWLILLLIVAVIPAFLGESHFNERSYSLVHGWTPERRELDYLRLTGASDDTAKEIKIFGLADFLIDRFKELSDKFYHDNKKLALRRAAWGSIFATLGSVGYYGAYLYIIYQTISGQISIGQLTFLSGSFARLRGLLEAILNRFSSIAEGALYLQDFFDFFQLKPHIKINPQARPFPKPIREGFVFENVGFKYANSPDKWAIRHLNFTLTAGEKLALVGENGAGKTTLVKLLARLYDPTEGRILLDGYDLRDYNPEDLRKEIGVIFQDFVRFQMTASNNIAVGRIDEKENRSRIQTSATQSLADTVIQKLPDGYDQMIGRRFAKGVELSGGEWQKMALGRAYMRDAQLLILDEPTAALDARAEHEVFQRFAELTHGKTAVLISHRFSTVRMADRILVIENGQFLEIGSHLELLAKDGRYAELFRLQAKGYQ encoded by the coding sequence ATGTCTTTTTGGACCCGAATTAAATATTTTATCCGTTTACCTGGTGCTAAACCCACCGATAAAACACCGATTACTTTGAAAGAGCGTTTTACCGCCCTTAAAAATATTCCGGCTTTTTTAAAATTAATCTGGCAAACTGATCCTTCTTTAGCCGCCAGCAACATATTTCTCCGGCTTATCCGTTCGGCTATTCCGCTGGCTACTTTATACATTGCTAAGTTAATTATCGACGAAGTAGTACGTATGGCGCAATCGCCGGACGAAAAAAACACCTCATATCTTCTTACGCTGGTAGCGCTGGAGTTTGGCTTAGCTATTGTTTCAGATGTTTTAAACCGGGGTACGGCTTTACTCGATAGCCTTTTAGGTGATTTATTTGCGAATCAAACCTCCGTGGATTTAATGAAACACGCTGCTACCTTGGATATGGTGCAGTTTGAAGATTCCGTTTTTTACGACAAACTGGAACGGGCTCGTCGACAGACTTTAAGCCGGACTATTTTAATGTCGCAGGTATTAGGCCAGATGCAGGATATTATAACCATGGTTTTTTTGGCCGTTGGGTTAATTGCTTTTAATCCTTGGCTAATTTTATTATTAATTGTTGCCGTTATTCCCGCATTTTTAGGCGAATCGCATTTCAACGAACGAAGCTACTCCCTCGTGCATGGCTGGACTCCCGAACGCCGTGAACTCGACTACCTGCGTTTAACCGGAGCCAGCGACGACACGGCTAAAGAAATTAAAATTTTTGGCCTAGCCGACTTTCTTATCGACCGGTTCAAAGAATTATCCGATAAATTTTACCACGATAATAAGAAATTGGCTTTAAGACGAGCCGCCTGGGGTAGTATTTTTGCCACACTGGGCAGTGTTGGTTATTACGGCGCGTATTTATACATTATTTACCAAACTATTAGTGGGCAAATAAGCATTGGGCAATTAACCTTTCTATCGGGTTCATTTGCTCGTTTGCGCGGCTTACTCGAAGCTATTTTAAACCGGTTTTCCAGTATTGCGGAAGGCGCCTTATACCTCCAGGACTTTTTTGATTTCTTCCAATTAAAACCGCATATCAAAATAAATCCGCAAGCCCGGCCTTTTCCTAAACCTATCCGAGAGGGTTTTGTATTCGAAAATGTTGGGTTTAAATACGCGAACTCCCCCGATAAATGGGCTATCCGGCATTTAAATTTTACTCTTACTGCCGGCGAGAAACTAGCTTTGGTTGGTGAAAACGGAGCAGGCAAAACTACACTGGTAAAATTACTAGCTCGCCTTTACGACCCCACCGAAGGACGCATTCTGCTCGATGGCTATGACTTGCGGGATTATAATCCAGAAGATTTACGCAAAGAGATCGGTGTTATTTTTCAGGATTTTGTCCGGTTTCAAATGACAGCTTCGAATAATATTGCTGTGGGCCGCATTGATGAGAAAGAAAATCGAAGTCGTATTCAAACCTCTGCGACGCAAAGCTTGGCTGATACTGTTATTCAGAAATTACCTGATGGCTACGACCAGATGATCGGTCGGCGCTTTGCCAAGGGAGTAGAATTATCAGGAGGAGAATGGCAGAAAATGGCCTTGGGTAGGGCGTATATGCGCGATGCACAATTACTTATTCTGGATGAGCCTACTGCTGCCCTGGATGCCCGTGCCGAACACGAAGTCTTTCAGCGTTTTGCCGAATTAACGCATGGCAAAACCGCCGTTCTTATTTCTCACCGGTTCTCCACTGTACGCATGGCCGACCGCATTCTGGTTATAGAAAACGGTCAGTTTTTAGAAATTGGCTCGCACCTGGAGTTACTGGCTAAGGACGGCCGTTACGCCGAATTATTCCGCCTTCAAGCCAAAGGTTATCAATAG